Within Topomyia yanbarensis strain Yona2022 chromosome 2, ASM3024719v1, whole genome shotgun sequence, the genomic segment CGGGCATGGAGCGGAGATCGTAAAGCAAAAGGTTCATAACTCAATTCTGAACAAGATATCGTCATCCGGTGGTGGAGCGAAGAAATCTTTCACCATTGCTGATTTGAACAAAAGTGAACTATGTGTCAAACCCACGAAACTGCATCGAAAGTCTCCAACTCAGACTGGagacgatgatgatgacgatgacgaCGCGGACGATGGAGATAGCTTGCGATCGGAGTTGAACCACTTCAAACCGATTATTGCCACTACTCCAAAGAGCTGGTAAGTGTATTGCTCTGACTATCTTTTGGAATCATTTAACCTGACTATTTCGTTCGTTGTAGTTTTTCGTCCAAGGCGATCATACGTGTTCCTTCCATCCGGCCGGAAACCGGCCCTTTGCCATCGACAACTTCTGTCACCGAGTGTTTAAGCCCTAGCAAGAGCCACTTCAAACCGATCGACCCAATGACACCGCACCGATCGGCCTTTTCCGTTGTGAATGTTCATCTATTTACCCCACCAACGATCGATCAGGAGGAAAGCCAACAGAAAAATCGAACGAGAGCAGTTGTCAAAAAGAGTGCACCACCTTCCGGGgtcagcagcagtagcagcaccTCTGGTAGCACAGCCAAGTCATCCAAAAGGCAGAATAAGAAGAAAACCAGTCAACCGAAGGCGAAAGCTGTCCCAGGCGCAGCAAGCCGAAGGAAGCGGAAGCTGAAGTTTTCACCCCCGCCCAAAGCTAAGGTGAAAAAGAGCTCCCCGGACCGAGTACCGGCGGAAGTCGCCAAATCTAGCAGAGTCACACGGCGAAGTGTTAACAACGAAGCTGAGCGTCTTAAAGATCTTATTGTCACCGATCAGCAGCGGCGTGCGGCCATGATCGAGCAGGAACGACGTGATTTTGAGTTCGCACAAAAGCTTCAGAAAAAGCTAAACCGCACAAGAGGAGCTATGGCAGTGGTATTCGAACCTACTACGAAGGAATTAGCCTCATCTACGTCTGCGCCATCCATGGTATCGGCCAGAAGCCAAAACAGTGCATATTCGCTACGGCGAAAAACGTATCCAACTTTTCAAGTGAATAACCACCACCAGTACATTGCAGAGCCGAGCTGCAATAGTGAACCAGCCGAGTTGGAAGTAGCGGGGAAACGAAAGACAGACATAGCTAACAGGAAACAACTTGCGCAAAGTGCAAAAAAGCCAAAGTTGGCAACGCAGGAACCCGTCGCCGCCGTCGAGGAAACTAACGTCGTCCGGCGAAGCACACGGAACAGACACTAGAGTTAGTTTGGTTCATTGGCGCCCTGCCAGCTTCAAGGATTGTGATGTGATCAACGTTATCAGTTGATGTATATGTGATCTTGATCTAAACACACACGCACTCACCCCCGCGCCGAGCTAGTCTGCGGCTGTGGAAGAAGTACGATCGTGTGCGTGTGAGTGTGGGTTGTTCGTAAGCGTAAGTAAGTTGTGCGTGTTTGGTCTATTTATTCTAATAATTTTCAAACTCTGCTGGTTGGACTATTAACTTCCTACATTGTTTATCTAAGTGAAAGTTGATTTTGCGTTCTTTCTGTTTGATCCTGATTCGTGAATTTGGAAAAGTGTCAGTAtgcttttaattttatttcatcgGTATATTTGAGTCTTTTACGTCATAATCAAATATTATGCGGCAGTGTATAATAGTTAACACGTTACATTATgtgaagaaaaactatcacCACAAACGAAAAAGTAAATACAAAAGATACAAAATGCATTCCTAACTATTGACGTAAACTTGGTACTCCTGATCCAGTTCCCATCAACAAGAAGCGTAGCGTGTAAAAAAAGCCATATAATGTTGTAGTAGACACAAGTTTCGAGCTAAAACGGTAGGATTATCCGTGTAGCAAATGAACAAACAATAATTCGCAGTGGAACCATTAACAAATTAGGTAGGTTTTGGTGGAATGGGAGCGCGTGCGGACATCAGTCTTACTTTAGGTTTTTGCTGTATAAGAATTGTATTGGTCAAGAGCCGCGTACGAGTGTAGATGGTATAGGATGGGTTAGACACGTTTTCACTGAATTATGTTGTCCTGCGTAGGGTCAACTTCAGTGGAAAGCACTTTTCCATATAACGAAATATACTTCGTGATAAATTAGAAGACGGATCGGAGCGCCATATAATGTGGCTGCACTACGTTTGATACACGAGTTTTGATCTTTACATCGCCCTGCATAATGTCTTGCTTAAGGTGTTTGTATTGCTCACCAAAACATTTGCTATTCTGGGGTAAGGACGGACAACCCATCGAAAGCTGTTTCCCTTGGGCAGTTGACACTGAACTGATATCAGCAATCTTCAGGATCTCGTACCCTGTCAATTGTACAGTGGTATCAGTATACATACCAGGCGAAGCTAGAAATTTACGGAACAAACtacagaatttaattaaataactTCCACCATTTTTCTCGCCTATTAGTGGGGCTCTTCAAGTAGCAATCGGCGTGGCAATGAAATTCTGGACGTAGCTAAAAGTCAACTGTCATCATCATCAGCACCGGAGAACCCCCTTTCCTTAGAAGAAGCGCCTCAACAGCCATTGATAAGACGATATGTTCCAGCATTATTGCTATTGATCCCGACAAAGGATTTCCTTATATGTATCTACCCATATCAGCCACCCTATCTCAACAACACGACGAAAGCGATGGCTGGACAACCGAGCCCACTGAGAGGCATATGAAGTTGAGCAGCTCTCGAACCGGAAACCAGAATTACATGCCCGAGGCCATTACAAAATATATTGTTCAAATCGCCTCCGCTAGAATTCCCCGAACTAGCAGAGCATTATTACACTGGTGGAACAACATGATGAAAATCTGTCCTGAAAGGCCGAAGACTTTTTCCAAGAACCCCACAAGAACATTGACTATGAAAGGAAAGCGCAGATAACTACCGAAGCCTTAGATACCGGGGAAGAAAGGCGACTGAGGAAGCAAAATCAGTAAGTTTGAGGGGAGTTCCTCGATGGCATTAACCCGACTTCCTCCACTCAGGAGCTTTGTAGAAGGATCAACGCATTTAGCGACAAATGCTGTCACACTATGTTATCTCTCAATGTCAagggaacaaaaaaaatttgatgccACTGAAGTAGCAAACCAGATCGAGATCTATTTTTATGAGCTGTCATCCGGTTAATCTCTACCGCCATCCTTTAGGAGACATGCAAAGCCGGCATAGAGGCAAACCCAGCGAGCTTTGGATTCGATTGTGGTCCGCCTCACAATCAACCACTGTACTAAGCGCCGCACGCGAGAAATCGACTGAACCAGACGAAGTTGATTACCTTAGACACCTCCAAACAAGTCTAGAAATGAGCGGACTTCCCAGAAACGTGACACTGGTCGGCTCTATTTCCGCAAAAGATGACGGGAGAAAGGAGCCGTATAGCTGAAACAATGGAGGGATTAGTAAACAGGCGCCTCATGACCTTTCTGGAGGAGGCAAAGTAACTCGACTTCCGACAGGCTGCCTTCAGAAAAGGACTCGGCTCAGGCACACATTGATTCCTTTGAAAAGGTAGTCCGTCGGGCACTCAAGGAAAACAAGTACTTTTTAGCGAGCGGATGTCCGTGTTGGCAGTCACTCTTTACCTCGTATATAGGAGTACTCTATTCGATGCTTTACCGAAGGAGTTTCTATATTCATATATGCTGGTGATATTCTGGTGGCGATTGGGATCACAAAAGCTAGAACCAGGATAACATTGAATGTAATTGTTAATAACACAGGCCGATGGGTCGGAACAACCAGTTTTAATATTGTCCCAAAAAATGCGACACCGCGCACTGCTGCAACCATCACGTTGCATTCGGTATATCCTTGCAAATCGCCGGTTTGACTATACCATTTAGAAGGGATCAAAAGTTCTCGTAATTATGATTGATCGGAGCATAAACTTTACATCCCACGAGAATTACCCGCACCCACATTATCTCCCAAGTAAATTTACCACTATGCCCCACATGCAACAGGGTCtgggttatttggcataaagtcatttgacataagatcatttagcataacggttatttggtataactttgagaattgatcacactgaagggCATTTGGCAGAATTTTGAGAAATGACCACACAGTGGATCATTTCCCTTTTTTATACCTACAGGGAAACAGACATAATTTTAAATTGTGCGGGATGTAAGGTCATTCAGCATAAACGCGTGCTACTGCTGAATGTTAATTAATTAGTTTATTCTTTTTcttgcctaatgtggctacgccacattgCTTCAAGTCACGTGCTGACATCGTtgtcgctccgtcggacttaactAATTCATAGCCCCTAAGTTTAAGTAATTGGGGCAAACGAgcggatcacaggtttgcttgtaaggggccgccgcttccgcTGGCGGGTCGGCGGCAGCTTCGCCCGGCGGACCTTTGGATTAGGTACGCTGCCTTCGCCCCAAGTGCTAGAGTAGTGTAACAACCGATTACtcaatacagtgaagatccgttttATCTGCCCCTTAGTGAATTTAGGGCTGATTAAACGggaacattgacaaaatcgggacacatatttttctttctttttaataagcagaagctcttaaaatatacttctttagtccctagatgtAGCCTCACAactctttctgattatttattttaaatttcccttaagggggtctgacagtgcaaaactttaactgttatgtgtccaacgaaaaacacctttaacaggccaacgagggtacccgggtacccacaaattgaaatgctcataactatggcttcctttaaccgatttggacacttaaattttttggattcaggaactcgtctatTTGATTCGGTAAAATTGAGCcagatgaatggatctggttcttggtaatccggattttccagagtaatgttccagtactaaggtatgatttgtaaattttaataatgtcctagcaatatgagtatcaaaactctttaaATTGTCTCGGaggtctgttttttattgttacgggaccctatggcaatttgaaaaatgaaattgtaATGGAATGGCTACtaacggccccacgggaacctgctccggaatttCCGTTCCGGGgtaaaatcaccaaatggttccaaaactacgagatacagcctactgattcaattctaagaattttgatacccatattgccagtattccattgaaattctcaaatagtatcccagcactggaacatgcttccggaaatctggATTCcagggaaccgaatgaagtaacccgatttatttttaccaagtttaaaagtagatgagttcctgaatccaaaaaacacctaaaagtatcaaaatcggttggaaattaccttaatTATTGATATTCCAGTTTTGTGAGTACCCGGTActcacgtcggcctgttacgtagtaaaaaaaattcaggagcccctcctaactcccccttactatatcaacaatattattaacccaaaagcttgacttagtgaagttctaagatgtcacaaagtatcaatttccagctatggacaAAACATGGGAATTTATTAACTGAagcctaaaaaggtacccgggtaccgcgtcggacacataacggttaaaaagaattaaactattgatttttgcATACTTCGAATCTCTatgacaagaaaaatatgctcaagaaaggatttactcgaagttggttcgtctgctagagcccatcaaactaccaccTATCAATTTTcctatgaggctgacaaaaagATGATAAAATCGAGGGTTGGTAAAatcggaggctgataaaatcgggtctttccTGTATATGtaaattcattgaataaatcatAGTTTGAAAGATTTGGTGATATACAGAAATGATGAAGTTAACCATCGCCTGGATTGCCTGGAATAGTTCGAAAGAACAGTTCATGATATTAAGaatgataattttaattattgaagcgcTGTATGAAAAGTTGAAATACCCTGGCGATCATAACAAAGTAAATAAAACATTACATACGTCTGGTGGATCGCAGTTCCAGTGCGCTGCAtccacaaaaatctgtaaaatctacattaggccattacaaatattttttaaaaattatgtcaccccccccccccccctgcaaaatcgctgaaaaaaatcagggggcaaataattttttttaaaataaccaaaattcaaaaaattgtcacgttttatagaacaaaaatagcttccatagagttttgcttttcgtaactgaaaactattatggtagttttagaaattaccatcccatgataatttttattttgaccattctcgggtaaatgttaagtttaaatgagatcatcgatccagtccaacatcaaatgaaacgtttgctgggcgcggaaggaaggacccatctgtgtattatcaaacaaacatctcatggaaaggctaatacagaccgacttctgaatcgattccaaattaaactcaacAGTCGAtcgagacataatcgatcgttgcattcgaaaataatttcgataaggaaacaatctgaattcaaatcagactcctggagatttatatgtggttcaatattctatatacatgagctttaccgaaaggtttttgacatttaaagatttcatatgggatcgtagtattcataccgtgtttccgcagccatatgtgcgattcttatgaacttgatcagatcaaaatctgctaccaaaccttccatttaaggctaagcttgtgaaaatcgaataagccgttttgcgagaagccgaagagacattaattctgaaatattccaagaaccagaaacatgcgaaattttcgagatagacgctggaatcaaaagaactttgtctggccatcagcgatcaagaatgcgcTAGCAAAACTAAATATAGATTatacaaataatggtatcatcggcacttaccgcaggaagaaccgggaatccattatcgatgttaATTTTTGTATCCTTGGAGTAACCgtaaagatggactgaaaagcgtgcgaggatatatccacagcgaccaccaagcaaTTTGgcacagcattgataacaggactatgaactacacatgaatatgaatatgtaggagatatataaacgagtgaagatggaaaacagcgatttttcacaggaacgtgtccgtcgaagaacttgaatttgagggtatcctcttcaacctaaatgcgaacgagttcacggcactactaacaaaggcgtgtaatgcgaccataccaagggatgggaaactgagaaacgatcgccgggtgcaatacgacgattatcgatctacgtataagttgcccccgagcttggagaagaagtcggagatcacttcggtttctcatctcgctcagttcagaagctagaaatcgctccgctgcaatagcagggcaagtgatcaaatttacccgcgcgacgcttggcaaaaattgattccttctgcctagtgtgtgatacgtgaacaaacaatgagtgacaatgccaagcaaaagtatatcacgatgcgggcaaactgtgttgctgtcagagctgcaaattttcaccaggttcttttgaacttgaaggaagaacaaatctcaaatcatgccctactatgttcaattcgcagttattCGTTTACATCATTCATGCAAACAGtcgagctgctcaatcattttcctttcattttcgatttcatttaccttgtgaatatctctgtactgggatattgactaagtttttcaagcaaaactactctgaacatacttcttgctgttcatgtaagcttgaaaacattTAAGCTAAAcctgtcaacatttaacctaaactggcctctacagagcagatgacaactttggttggtgaatgaaaaagcatcaatttgaaatgaagacgtacgcttcggttatgaaaatcccgccaactttaaagtgaatgattaagggaggctttgaatttgaattatggttgggtttgattgagctgaaagttggcatttgaaaatgaaaatttgcaccactggttgctgttgactacacgaaatatccggtaataccatcaattcatgaaggggagcaaatgttgaaggtgaacttgaagttcaacgtagcttgcggtactttatgcggtgcaattccaccatttacgtcatgcggtactgaacatgttaaaaaatattagtcaagcagaatcattcgcttcccagaacaacacgaaacacgtcatcgaatgtaatgacattttatacagtattccaacgtatatagatgttgacagtatcgaaaaaaagatacatgacctggcaccacgtactagttccttcgctatcaatcctgtcaaaatacggagaggtgaatagtgttaaggaagatagttggaggaacttcttcccaagactccacaacgaagttcgtgtggtgagaatgcgtccgacaaaacctattccctcttacttgactttcacatgctaATCACCTAAtgatgttgaatattctcaacgaacactagtcacgcacccaggacagattcctacctgtcaatattgtgatcatccgctacaccacaggaaaccttgcgcagagactgctaaagaaattccacctgatacgagcAAAGCCGGTATGCAATCATCGTaggttaaaccacaaccagttggtaaaccaacgactgcagaccggacattcacaaacaccagctcaacaacgatcggccccagtaccactaaaccatctgccattaccaacatcgaagtaacaacgattacagcaaatgtttccaaaccaacaaccaacaccaccaataaggaatctaataccgatgaagaaggatttacaatagcgacccgtaagcacaaacaacaaataagaacatccgacgatgagcaagatgaatgcagtaccgatgatgacatggacgtaaacgaaaacgcgagagaagacggaccaaatgacccccaatGTGCgccccacggctcagttgtgctaacgcattgagctgtgtaaaatatatttaaaattaaaaagaagtcagaaagctcgagggaagcgagctgcaagaaccgctctcaacaaagcagtcaagctgtacaagaaagccttgccacaaagccaacgcgaatttccttaggaaagacctacaaagttggcataacaaaaataaaaggctcagctgcaccacctgaaaggtgcccggaaaagatggaggtcaccatcgaaaggttttccccacaacatgaatctattctcgccgtacagtgaggaggatgatcacaaagatgaagatcgatttaccaacaaacagattatcgagatggcgaaagccataaaagtgaagcgatacatgagagcccgaatatgttcaaaacgatccgataattggaagcgacaaaagctgatgttgcttccgatgtcgggacaacatggaaatctttcagcgtagtcaatatatcccttggtaatgttagagagaaggagtaatcctgaacaagctaacgaagtacgcggaccgtgagaacggcatctcataTAATTCGGCTtcgttataggcaggtctacagtgaaatccacccgaacggttgtgggagttgtggagacagcagagataaggatatcgtttttgcgtggtggttcccttaggcgtgaagaatgcttcaatagtactagctgggaagcaatcgcccactCGCTGTACAGCacgagtaactctgcaggatattatagagctactttcagcaccgaacactgatctacgagacagacaagggggaatcacaactacaactgacgttcctcgactcgacgctgtggaacgcagtgtacgatggagtattgaagcggaagcttcccagagatataacgattttcggcttcacggatgatgtggtgttccaagtaatcggacaatcgctagaagaggagacactcgacacggagacgattgcccatcataaaacagagttggtgatgactagcagccgaaagacagcgcggtcggaaaatatatcatcgacttgaacttttaaagtcacgacgattatattaaggggaaggctgtgagagtaaccacagctttgcttgaggcgccagtgtactgggcaccacgaaccagcggaaatcgctggaccgaagcatgtgaacagactagtttcaccgtcagggacaagatcgagtaggtcgagtgaagcaccagcggtgggtcgtcgagttttcaacgaactgGAAGCAGCGAActagaagctacgctccatccagTATCGCCGAACCgccctcgccaagtactggttggccctttgagtaggatttatatactatgcgagtagattgcgacaaaactgggagctaaatgactcgcgcaaaagccatcggtatcaggagaacttccgacgaggaattgagatggctcgcgaaaacaggaactaaatggttcacagaaacgagagccaaatggctaacggaagttcaccactgcgattagccggatatgtgttcggagctaaaccgctctaatgtatcattttgtcttaagactgaatcagcctccccacgatataacgcttcgatgcagtcgacattttcagatatcgacgaactgaatctagtggtatatgacactcgacactccgggtgtagcttaaaaagtcgagtttcagagtgattgcacagtcttccttatatgaaaaaggcaaaaaatgaactgatgattgctatacatttcataaatccgtaaatgaatttctctgatatggctacctactgcgcaacaagatggagaaaaatgcaaagatttcgaagatg encodes:
- the LOC131685598 gene encoding uncharacterized protein LOC131685598, yielding MSSKLLNYPSASSNPHLTTGSSAGSAAGSRNGGHGSAQLNFENLQLDDILCTVCQSVLVEPVFLPCQHRFCRNCLSGTIEKNNLNCPCCRKRFGTWYRNASRVNKLVHEQLWSAIQSQFRDYLEEDGARCNGNGSTGSCFVPQSESVIHLSEPGEIRKEYETELQRYRKELIEDKKKELAASEKYIINLYKQEGIIDLVDSDHLSISSSTSTPEPKKKQSQPAASDVHEVDDDEEAGPSGSSFTQPMSIKECHKSNPPQSSNVVSSSSSQVNASRPETSKSASNGSVISISSTSSASAASSSCISSASSRYSLIKSASQQVGHGAEIVKQKVHNSILNKISSSGGGAKKSFTIADLNKSELCVKPTKLHRKSPTQTGDDDDDDDDADDGDSLRSELNHFKPIIATTPKSCFSSKAIIRVPSIRPETGPLPSTTSVTECLSPSKSHFKPIDPMTPHRSAFSVVNVHLFTPPTIDQEESQQKNRTRAVVKKSAPPSGVSSSSSTSGSTAKSSKRQNKKKTSQPKAKAVPGAASRRKRKLKFSPPPKAKVKKSSPDRVPAEVAKSSRVTRRSVNNEAERLKDLIVTDQQRRAAMIEQERRDFEFAQKLQKKLNRTRGAMAVVFEPTTKELASSTSAPSMVSARSQNSAYSLRRKTYPTFQVNNHHQYIAEPSCNSEPAELEVAGKRKTDIANRKQLAQSAKKPKLATQEPVAAVEETNVVRRSTRNRH